A single window of Stigmatopora nigra isolate UIUO_SnigA chromosome 20, RoL_Snig_1.1, whole genome shotgun sequence DNA harbors:
- the LOC144213281 gene encoding uncharacterized protein LOC144213281, whose product METATTEAVETLVATPVFTTAESGNLETSVESTASRASMETATTEAVATLVATPVFTTAESGNLETSVESTASVSTRGSSSAAAVATLVTTPVLTTAESQTSQIPLETSAVSRSTKETAAAVSGLTTRATTAESQTSQITLAASPASATTRETATIPTAATTTRNEGPPATKNTSSTRTPTVATASTQLPTTASTSNRGNATKNSVTNARTANSTKNAVTGIVTPVAPGATQGPTVPTIITRRVSFRSLQSTFSNQLFNQSSSAFRFRSTLIRSQLQPLFQMEFPSIFRVLVVIGFRPGSVINDMDLSFTNVAPNHTAITAVLTNAVTLVSGFDIEQSSITVEGIVSRGVTHNMGLLCAFSLVAFSWMLSSQH is encoded by the exons atggagaccgcaactactgaAGCAGTGGAAACTTTGGTagcaacacctgtcttcacaactgcagaatctggaaatctagaaacatcagttgagtcaacggcatccagagcaagtatggagaccgcaactactgaAGCAGTGGCAACTTTGGTGgcaacacctgtcttcacaactgcagaatctggaaatctagaaacatcagtGGAGTCAACTGCATCTGTATCTACTAGGGGGAGTTCAAGTGCTGCTGCAGTGGCAACTTTGGTAACAACGCCCGTCCTCACCACTGCAGAATCTCAAACATCACAGATACCTTTAGAAACATCGGCTGTGTCAAGATCAACCAAGGAAACAGCCGCAGCCGTATCTGGTTTAACAACAAGAGCCACAACTGCGGAATCCCAAACATCTCAGATAACTCTAGCAGCATCTCCAGCCTCCGCAACAACTAGGGAAACGGCAACAATTCCTACAGCGGCAACAACTACTAGAAATGAGGGCCCACCTGCCACGAAAAACACATCATCGACAAGGAcacctactgtagccacagctTCTACACAATTACCAACCACCGCCTCAACTTCCAATAGAGGAAACGCTACAAAAAATTCTGTGACAAATGCCAGGACTGCAAATTCCACCAAAAATGCAGTGACGGGAATTGTCACACCAGTTGCGCCGGGAGCAACACAAGGTCCAACGGTGCCGACGATCATCACCAGACGGGTTTCTTTCCGATCCCTCCAAAGCACCTTTAGCAACCAGCTCTTCAATCAGTCGTCTTCTGCCTTCCGATTCCGATCGACCCTGATCAGAAGTCAG CTTCAACCTTTATTCCAAATGGAGTTCCCTTCGATCTTCAGGGTCCTGGTCGTCATTGGCTTcag ACCCGGATCAGTTATCAACGACATGGACCTGAGCTTCACCAACGTGGCGCCCAACCACACGGCCATCACTGCCGTCTTGACCAACGCCGTCACCTTGGTCAGCGGCTTCGACATCGAACAAAGCTCCATCACAGTCGAAGGAATCG TTTCGAGGGGAGTGACACACAACATGGGCCTTCTCTGCGCTTTCTCTTTGGTGGCTTTTTCGTGGATGCTCTCGAGTCAACACTGA